AATCAGAACCGGCTTCACAAATTCCGAGGGCTGCAGAGCCACAAAACCCAAGTCCAGCCAACGCCGGGCACCATAGCGCACATCCCCCCAAACAAGGACCCCCGCAAGGGCGAGCACGGTTATCAAATAGAATAGGTAAGAAAAATCCAGAAAACGGCGGTAGCCAATCCCAACGGTGATGAGGAAAATTCCCAAGCCTACGGCTGTCCAAATCAATTGCTTTTGGAAGTGGTCCATCTCGATCTGAAGCGTTGCACTGTAAACGGCAGAAAGACCGATGACTGTCAAAAGCATGGCCGCGCCAAAGAGAACCCAGTCAAATTGTTTGATTAGTGAACGTGAAGCCACGCGTTTTCCTCTATAGATAACCTGCATCATTCAAATACTGGACTATTTGATGTCCGAGAACCGCAGGAGCTCCGCCTCCCTGTCCGGCATGTTCGACAAGGACGGCAATAGCCCATTGAGGATCGTCTACCGGCGAAAAGCCCACAAACCATCCGTGGGGGCTGCCCTGCGGGACTTGGACTGTCCCGGTCTTCCCGGCAGTCAGACCTTTTGCGACAAAGGCATGCTGTCCTGTCCCTTGTTCACTTTCAACCGCACGGCGCATGCCCTCTCTTGCTTCCCTGAAGACTTCATCCCCTATTCCTACAGGCCGGAGCACAGGGTCCGTGACATCCATGCCCTCAATGGCCTGCAGCAAGTAAGGCTGGGGCAAATAGCCGCCGTTGGCCACAGCCGCAATCATGCACGCGGCCTGCACGGGCGTGGCAAGCACTGCCCCTTGCCCGATTGAAACATTGAGAGTGTCGCCTTCGTACCAGGGCTCCCCGAGTTCTGCGCGTTTCCACTGCCTGTCCGGAAAAAGCCCGCTTTTCTCTTCCCCGGGCATCAGACCCGGCGCACGTCCCAAACCAAAATGTCCGGCCCAGACGGAGAGTCTTCGAATCCCGATACGCCGCCCGAGCTCGTAGAAATAGATGTTGCAGGAATGCTCGAGCGCACTCTGTAAATTGACCGGGCCATGACCCCTCTCATACCAACACCGGAAGGTCTGGTTTCCAAGTTGCAGACTGCCTCTGCAGGTAACCCGCGTATTTGCGTCGAATTCGTGCAGATGCAATCCCACGGCACCGACAAGAACCTTTTGAATCGAACCCAGAGGATACTCCCCTGCGACAGCACGGGGCAATAAAGGAATCCCAGGATCCTGAAAGAGCGCGGAGAGTTGGTTCTCGCGCAAAGCCACATCATGGTACTGGGAACCGGTGGCTGCCAAGCTAAAGAGATTGGAATCAAAACCGGGCACGCTCACCAGCGCAAGAACAGCTCCGGTACGGCAATTGAGGACCACTGCGGCACCTGCCATTTCGTGCATTTGAGCGGAAAGAAGTTCTTGGAGTTCAGCATCCAGCGTCAGTGTGATTTCTTTGCCTGGAGTGGAAGGCCTCTCGCCCAAAATACGGACCATGCGGCTGCGATTGTCCACCTCCACCTGTTGGCCTCCCTCCCGCCCTCGAAGATAGGAGTCATACCTGGCCTCCACTCCTGCGCGGCCGACCAGATCGCGCGGACGGTACCCGTACTCCACCCATTTCCGGTATTCCTCACGCGTGATTCTGCCCACATAACCCACGGCATGCGCGGTAGAAGCGCCATAGGGATATTCCCGCTGCGGACGCGGACGCACAAAAACCCCGGGCAAATCCAACCAGGATTCCTCCACGGCCGCGGCCTGAGGCACACGCAGATCCCTGACCAAAGGCACGGGTACAAAGGGGGCCTCGTAGTTTCGCTTATACACACGCAGGAGTTCTTCGGAGGGAATGCCCAATAGTGTGGAGAGCTTTGCTGCGACTTCGGCGCGTTCTCCGGATTGCTGCGGCAACACCAGCACATCCAGGGCTGTCCGATCCGAGGCAAGCACCCGGCCTTGCGTATCGAGAATCCGGCCTCTTTCCGCCAGTTGGATCAACAACCGGATTCGATTACGATCACTTTTTTCCCGGTAGAGTTCTCCCTGCCAGAGCTGCAAACGCGCCAAACCCACGCCCAGGGCAAGCATGGCCAAGTAAAGCATCCATTGCAAACGGCGCATTCGAAATTGGCTCAAAACACTCAAGCTCATGAGGACACAGGGTTCCGTTTGAGAAGCCACACCAGCGGAATCCATAGAAACAAGGCCCAAGCCACTTGAACAGCCCCCAGACCCGCCAACGTTGTTGTGCTCAAAGACCACTGCGGCGAAACGCTTAAGGCAATGCCCATCGAGGCCTGGGCCGCAAAAGTTCCGAGAACAGCACAAACCCATTGCACGGTCCTATTCATGGGGTCGAGGAATCGAGTGCACAAAAGCACCAAGACAGCCCCGGATAGATAGGAAACACTGGTTAAGCCCATGGGCAGGAAAGACAGGGTATCTGCCAAAAAACCCAATACCAGGGCAGGCAGAAGCGCCCAGCGCCGGGGAAAAACAAGGGCCCCGTACAAGGACAGAAAGAGCAAAAAGTCCGGCGAGGTTTCCGCCCCGGTCACACGGGCTATCCAAGTCACTTGCAATACAAGCAGTACCGGAACCCAGATCAACCAAATCGGAATGAGGCCGCGATTCACCGGAGTACCACCCACACATCCTGAACCCGGTCCAGATCCACGGCGGGTTGAAGCACTGTCTCCCTTTCTGCTTGCCGATCCGGCTTCACGGGCTCTGCTGCGAGGAAACCGATGACAAGACCTTTGGGAATACGGCCTCCGGCTCCGGAGGTCACAACCAAGTCACCGGGAATTGCCTCGCTTTCCGGCCCCAGATATTTGAGCCTCAGGTTTTTTCCCAAGGTCCCCGCGGCCACTCCCTGTTCCCCGGTACGCCGGATCAAGGCTCCCACTCGCTGATTGGGATCTGTCAGCATCAAAACCTGGCTGGTCCGCGCCCCCGCCTGTACCACACTGCCCACCAATCCTGTGTATGCCAATACCGGCGCGCCGCACTTGATCCCATCCTCTTCTCCCCGATCAATCCAAAAACTATTGGAATAGGGCGAGGGATCAAAGGCCACCACACTCGCCGCCACCCCGGGCACATTAATTTCCTCTCTGAGTTTGAGCAGGCGTCGCAAGGAATCGATCTCCACGGCCGCATCACGCAGCCGGGAAAGCTGAAAAGAAAGTTCGGTGATCTCGTGACGAAGTTGAGCGTTTTCAGCGCGCAAACGCGGGTAAATTCCAAGGCCCGCAACCCAGCTCCAGGCCGTATGCACTGCAGCAAAGGGTACTTTAAAGACAGAGGCGAAAACACTCGTGGAAGGAGAAGGGCTTTGGATGCGGGCCAAAAGAATACCCGCTCCCAGGACCAGAACCAGGAGACAAAATAGGAAAGCTCTCTTCAAGGGGTGCTATAGGGTTTCGCGGGGCTGCACAGTCACGCGGCGCAAGGAATCAATTTCGTTGAGTACCTTCCCCGTGCCCAGAGCCACCGCGGTTAAAGGATCGTCCGCCACGTGCACGGGCAGACCGGTTTCTTCTGAGATCAATTGATCGATCCCCCGCAAAAGCGAACCGCCTCCGGCCATAATGATTCCTCGCTCGATGAGGTCTGCGGAGAGCTCCGGAGGCGTGCGCTCCAAGGTAATGCGCGAGGCCTCCAGAATCGCGGAGATGGGCTCTGCCAAAGCCTCCCGGATCTCCTCGGAAGTCACGGTCACCATCTTGGGCAATCCCGACACCAAGTCCCGGCCCCGGACCTCCATGGAATATTCCTCTTCAAGAGCATAGGCGGATCCGATGTTGATCTTGATTTCCTCGGCTGTGCGCTCCCCGATCATCAGGTTATAGGTCTTCTTCATGTGGTCGATAATGGCTTGGTCCATTTCGTCTCCGCCGATCCGGATGCTCTTGGCAAAGACAATACCGCCCAAAGAGATTACGGCGATTTCGGTGGTACCGCCGCCGATATCAATCACCATATTCCCCGCAGGGTCACTGATGGGAAGGCCCACTCCGATGGCTGCGGCAATAGGTTCCTCGATCAAAAAAACTTCGCGCGCGCCCGCCTGCTCGGCGCTGTCTTTGACAGCGCGCTTCTCGACCTCGGTAATACCCGAAGGAATCGCAATGGCAATGCGCGGGCGCACAAAAACACGGCGATCGTGAACCTTATTGATGAAATAGCGAAGCATGCTTTGAGTGATTTCAAAATCGGCGATAACCCCGTCGCGCAAGGGGCGGATGGCCACAATATTGCCGGGGGTCCGGCCCACCATGCGTTTTGCCTCCTCCCCGACTTTAAGCACGCGGGAAGTGCCCTTTTCCACAGCCACTACAGAGGGTTCACACAGGACAATGCCTTTGCCGTTGACATAGACGAGGGTGTTGGCGGTCCCCAGATCGATCCCCATATCGCTGGAAAACAAACCCATGACATGGTTGATACCCCGAACTCCGAAGCCGATGGTCTGACTGAGAGGTCCTCTGGGGGCCAATGTGGTGTGTCCTTTCCTGGTTTAGGAGGGTGCCCACAGCACCAGGGTGCAAAAGAGTATTGTCATTCTACACCGCTGCAGAGCGCTGTCAAACGGGACTCAGGAAAGAAAGAGTGTTGAAAAAGGCGGGGTAGGATATGGAGACGCAAGCGGGATTCTGAATCTGAGTCTTGCCCTTTGCCACAAGCCCGGCCACGGCCAGGCTCATGGCTGTGCGGTGGTCTCCGAAGCTCTCCACCGAGGCACCCTGCAAAAGGACCGGGCCCTGGACCCGGATATCCTCGCCCCGGACTTCGATCTTGGCGCCCATCCGCCTAAGCCCCTCGGTCATGGAGGCAATGCGGTCCGTCTCCTTGACGCGCAGTTCCCCGGCTCCCCGGAAGCAGCTTAGGCCCTCGGCTTGAGTCGCAGCCACCATCAGGATGGGCAGTTCATCGATGGCCACTGCCACTTCGTCCGGGCCCACTTCCACCCCTTGAAGCGCATGGGTCTTGATTTCGATCCGCCCCACGGGTTCCCCGGTTTTTGCCCCTGTGAAGCTGATCTGCAGATCCGCCCCCATTCGCTCGAGGATATCCAGACCGGCCCGCCGGGTGGGATTGAGCCCTACCTCTTCGAGAACCAACTGGGAGCCGGGAACCAGGCTTCCGGCAACCAGGAAAAACATGGCACTGGAAAGGTCTCCGGGCACAACCAGGTCCTTGGCGCGCAGCCGGGCCGGGCCTGAGACGCTGCAACGCAGGCCGTCAACCTCCACGGGAACTCCGAAGTGCTCCAGCATGCGCTCGGTATGATCGCGAGCCGGACGGGGCAACTCCACACTTGTGGTGCCTTTGGCAAAAAGCCCGGCCAGGAGCACACACGATTTGACCTGGGCGCTGGCCACCGGACTCTGGTAAGCGATCGCTTTCACGGTGTCTGTCCCGCGCACTTGCAAAGGCGGAGTGCAGCGATCGCCCTGCCCGGCCACAGAAGCCCCCATCTGCCTCAATGGCAAAGCCACCCGGTCCATG
The DNA window shown above is from Candidatus Omnitrophota bacterium and carries:
- a CDS encoding FtsW/RodA/SpoVE family cell cycle protein gives rise to the protein MASRSLIKQFDWVLFGAAMLLTVIGLSAVYSATLQIEMDHFQKQLIWTAVGLGIFLITVGIGYRRFLDFSYLFYLITVLALAGVLVWGDVRYGARRWLDLGFVALQPSEFVKPVLIIVLARFVGANRFSMGRWAGLLRPLFLVALPFFLVLLEPDLGTAL
- the mrdA gene encoding penicillin-binding protein 2, with the translated sequence MSLSVLSQFRMRRLQWMLYLAMLALGVGLARLQLWQGELYREKSDRNRIRLLIQLAERGRILDTQGRVLASDRTALDVLVLPQQSGERAEVAAKLSTLLGIPSEELLRVYKRNYEAPFVPVPLVRDLRVPQAAAVEESWLDLPGVFVRPRPQREYPYGASTAHAVGYVGRITREEYRKWVEYGYRPRDLVGRAGVEARYDSYLRGREGGQQVEVDNRSRMVRILGERPSTPGKEITLTLDAELQELLSAQMHEMAGAAVVLNCRTGAVLALVSVPGFDSNLFSLAATGSQYHDVALRENQLSALFQDPGIPLLPRAVAGEYPLGSIQKVLVGAVGLHLHEFDANTRVTCRGSLQLGNQTFRCWYERGHGPVNLQSALEHSCNIYFYELGRRIGIRRLSVWAGHFGLGRAPGLMPGEEKSGLFPDRQWKRAELGEPWYEGDTLNVSIGQGAVLATPVQAACMIAAVANGGYLPQPYLLQAIEGMDVTDPVLRPVGIGDEVFREAREGMRRAVESEQGTGQHAFVAKGLTAGKTGTVQVPQGSPHGWFVGFSPVDDPQWAIAVLVEHAGQGGGAPAVLGHQIVQYLNDAGYL
- the mreD gene encoding rod shape-determining protein MreD produces the protein MNRGLIPIWLIWVPVLLVLQVTWIARVTGAETSPDFLLFLSLYGALVFPRRWALLPALVLGFLADTLSFLPMGLTSVSYLSGAVLVLLCTRFLDPMNRTVQWVCAVLGTFAAQASMGIALSVSPQWSLSTTTLAGLGAVQVAWALFLWIPLVWLLKRNPVSS
- the mreC gene encoding rod shape-determining protein MreC, with product MKRAFLFCLLVLVLGAGILLARIQSPSPSTSVFASVFKVPFAAVHTAWSWVAGLGIYPRLRAENAQLRHEITELSFQLSRLRDAAVEIDSLRRLLKLREEINVPGVAASVVAFDPSPYSNSFWIDRGEEDGIKCGAPVLAYTGLVGSVVQAGARTSQVLMLTDPNQRVGALIRRTGEQGVAAGTLGKNLRLKYLGPESEAIPGDLVVTSGAGGRIPKGLVIGFLAAEPVKPDRQAERETVLQPAVDLDRVQDVWVVLR
- a CDS encoding rod shape-determining protein, translating into MGLFSSDMGIDLGTANTLVYVNGKGIVLCEPSVVAVEKGTSRVLKVGEEAKRMVGRTPGNIVAIRPLRDGVIADFEITQSMLRYFINKVHDRRVFVRPRIAIAIPSGITEVEKRAVKDSAEQAGAREVFLIEEPIAAAIGVGLPISDPAGNMVIDIGGGTTEIAVISLGGIVFAKSIRIGGDEMDQAIIDHMKKTYNLMIGERTAEEIKINIGSAYALEEEYSMEVRGRDLVSGLPKMVTVTSEEIREALAEPISAILEASRITLERTPPELSADLIERGIIMAGGGSLLRGIDQLISEETGLPVHVADDPLTAVALGTGKVLNEIDSLRRVTVQPRETL
- the aroA gene encoding 3-phosphoshikimate 1-carboxyvinyltransferase; translated protein: MRCASRSRRAVSSPQVINPSRGLQGSIRVPSDKSVSHRALMLSAVAEGQTRIHALLAAGDCLSTRDALMQMGVRMDTLGQTEDRLDVLVHGVGLHGLREPQGALNAGNSGTTLRLMLGLLAGCPWQARILGDESLSRRPMDRVALPLRQMGASVAGQGDRCTPPLQVRGTDTVKAIAYQSPVASAQVKSCVLLAGLFAKGTTSVELPRPARDHTERMLEHFGVPVEVDGLRCSVSGPARLRAKDLVVPGDLSSAMFFLVAGSLVPGSQLVLEEVGLNPTRRAGLDILERMGADLQISFTGAKTGEPVGRIEIKTHALQGVEVGPDEVAVAIDELPILMVAATQAEGLSCFRGAGELRVKETDRIASMTEGLRRMGAKIEVRGEDIRVQGPVLLQGASVESFGDHRTAMSLAVAGLVAKGKTQIQNPACVSISYPAFFNTLSFLSPV